The genomic window GTGTATGTCGACTGAAATTGTATATCAGTCGATCGTCCTGCGAAGAGGTGAAGAGATATGCCACCCTCACCGGGATATAGATACTGCAGTGTCTATGGACATATAGCCGAAGAGCTATTGCTGCAGGTGGGCAGTCAAACATAGTGTTTGACGTATTATGTCAAGGTCATACGGTGAAACTATTCGGAAGCAACCTGATAGAAACCTActgttttaaggaatttttagtaATTGGCATTAATTGATTACACGAAAACCAGCTGATTTGCTTAGTTTTAGTCATAGTTAACAATGGTATTCGGCATACTCCATGTGTTGACTTAAAAGTTGTGACTTGAACTAAAATGCCTATGGTGTTACTGTATGTAGTAGTATGTACATGACAGCATTGAGAGTTTATAGTTATTCAAACAAATACAAAGCACATGCATATACTAGTAGTCAGTTATATTATATATGATGAATCCCATGTATGTTTAGAACACAttactactttaaaataatacaatttttctcaatttgatttaAACATATACACCTTCTATTATATCCAGGAGATAACCGAACGTGAGTATGGGATACTCCAAAAGTATCCAAATTAGGAAAGTACACCCACCATTGTGTACAATTCCCTAACCAAGATTAATTAATGATAGTTAATATGACACATATTGTACATAAATAATGACTAATCATGactaaaacaaaattgtaaatccTAACAAATTTATCTATTGTGTTATTGagatattataaagtttaacacGTGTTTTAATGTTCAAACAGTTATTGTTAGCGAAGgttagcattacaattattactTAAGTTAGTATTGAATATTGtcgtaatttatgaaaatttaaatgtaatttgaaaCTAGCTAAGTTTTGGGTTATTTAAGTAGTTCAATTAAACCTGCTGTGTCAGCAACAGCAAAAACAGAAGTGAGGGTAGGTGATTAACTTACATTTGCAAGCATGTAAGTGGCACATAATTAAGCTTAGTGAAGTGAGATTATGCTGGGACACCTATACTTCGAGTGCGAAAGCTAAATGTGTAACAATGATAATGTACCTAAAGGGAAAAACTGGACTTGAAGCATCCACGTCGTGTATGATGTGACAGTATCACGTCACCACATCAGCAATTACAGCAGGTCGTAGTGACGACCCCTGCCACTGCCGCGGACCACAAAACGCTGTCCGAATGCTGGAGCGGCACCATGGAAGCGGGATGTCTTCCGTCTCGCATCCAGTATGCCTTTCTTCCTGGATGCTGTTCGGGAACCTCATCGCTAAGGCACCCTTCTAATGGAGTCATGTTGCAGTAACAGGAGTGCCGGGGTGAGATGCATTAACTTTCTCCCAATCGCTCAAAAACTGTTATATCAAAGTCTGCATCAGCCGCCACCAACAAGGATTCTCCTCTGGTGATCCGCTGTCTGCTGAATCGTTGGGGAAAATCGCCATCCGGACGATGTCAAACTGCTCCCTTAAAACCATCCTATTGTTCTCATTAAATCAGTGGTCAAGTCTTGCgagatttgttatatatatagtcAAAAACTTTGATTAAAAACCTATGTTGTGCAAGTTGCGATGTTTGTAACTGTTGTGTAAAAGAAAAACTCAGACACGTGATACAATATAACAGCGACTTTTTTATATACACAACaataatattacaattattaCATATTACAACGTACTGGGCTCCATTTTCTCTATACTAACATTAGGATCTTCATTGTGAATAATTATTGATTCTGTGGTATAtgggtaaataaatatacacatgtTATTAAACATTTCTACTTTATTTCATACAAACGTATTACAGTTTTTAAAGGGAATATTTAACTGAGTACAGAGACATGATATTTGATAGTGGGTAGAACATAAAAAAGAACTGTTTGGTAAAACAAAACAGACTATTGATTTTTGTCATAATTAGATAAGTAATCTGCCATTGATTGATGAGGTGGAATAACGTCATTGCTAACAAATTCAGCTGGTGAAGTTTGTTGTGGATATTGGCCATAAGATACAGCTGCTAGAGGACTCGTTGTGCTCCTACTTGACCCAGGGGTGTTGGTCAAAGATTCGTAGTTGTACGAGCCAGTATTAGGTACGTCAAACATACTCATTTCAGCCTCAAAAAGGAGGTCGTTGATTCTTTTTTCTACGATCAAACCCTGGCGTTTTTCTAAGGCCCTAATTCGCATTGCAATGGATTTGCCCATTATATCATATCTGTCGTCTTGGCATGATGGTTTCTGAAAGTGGTCTCTGACTGAGACTAAGACACCAGTTGTCAAGtcttcaattttctttttttttgccaaattagGTCGGGAATAAGGAGGTAGGCTTACCGCACGTGTATCTGAGTTGGGTCTTGGGACCACAGGCGAAGGGACCTCGCTATTGATTGATGTTTCTCTGCTCGGTGTTGTAGCTGGTTCATCAACGTcctcctgaaaaaaatatttatgtactagGTGTACCCATCCAATTATTACACAACAAAATACTCTTTTACATTGGTTTGGAAATTGTCGATTTAATGGTTTATCCTTGATTTTGAAACCCATAATGTAAACATTGTTTACTCACGTTGAGAACAGttattatgaatttaattttgttcCAGTTTCCTAACACCACTGAGAAATGGAAAGTGATTGCTGAACAGTTTGAAGAGAAATGGAATTTTCCCCACTGCCTCGGTGCCATGGACGGCAAACATATAGACATAGTTCCTCCAGCGGATTCCGGATCATATTATTACAACTATAAAGGCAGACACAGTATGGTACTTTTTGCAATAGTGGATGCTAAATATCGGTTCCTTTTAGTGGATTTTGGGACCAATGGGCGTGTTTCTGACGGAGGTGTTcttcaaaatattaagttttatgaAAAGTTACAGAGTGATGAACTTAAGATCCCAAAACCATGCAATGTTACTGAACATTTCAAAGAGGTGCCTTACGTGTTTGTGGCAGATGACGCCTTTCCCCTGTCAATTAACATTATGAAACCTTTCAGACAAGCACAACTAGATTCAGCTGTAAAAGAAATCTACAACTACCGAGTTTCAAGGGCAAGGCACGTAGTCGAGAATGGGTTTGGAATACTAGCCTCCAGATTTTGCATATTCCATACTCAAATCAATTTGGAGCCAGAGAACATGCAAACACATCCTACCATTTACGCTCCACCAAACAGTACGTATCAAGAGAATGACGATGACGCTACTACTAATGCTGGGTTAGATACCAATGAATTGAATATGATTGCATTACAACGAGCGAGCTTAGGGAATGTAAATGTGGCCGCCAAAAATCTCAGAGAGGAGTTTGCTACCTACTTAGTCAATGAAGGCAAACTTTCATGGCAAGACCAACGTGTTCttcgaaataaaaattaaagtggaAGACTAAGTGAATAATTATtaagtgaatatatatttttagcttAGTTGAGTCAATGAAATTCACCAATCCATgcacaaaaaatacatttatacatatacattttgTCATAAAActacatttatacatataaattgtgtcataaaactttttttgttttattctaccatttaacatttaattaacatctaatttaacatttaacttgtaaatgaaagtgttgttcaaataaattgtttaactagGTAATTGATCTGTCTGGTACTTACTTCCTCAATCTCGCTCCCATCTCCTTCCTCTAAATTGGACATAGATGCACTGGGAATGTCTTGATCACCAAGAAAGTCGAACAAATTTAAGTACCACAATTTAGATACATAGACATTGTCGGCTGATGCACCAGACTTCATTGACATGTCACGTTTTTTCTTACAAAGACAAAAGACACTCTCTtcacaaggaagaagcctcaaCTAAACAAAACAACTGCGCAGGCGACCGGACGTACTCACACACACGCTCAGGTCTAGGGTATAACTGACGACTGCGCAGGTACAAGATACCAAATCTCCGTTCCTGTCAGGTCACCTGCGCAGGTTGCTTCGCCTGTGCAGTTTCGCCTGCAGTGACTGGCACAAACGCTCCGGTTTGCCTGCGCAGGTGACCTGTACAGGTTTACCTGTCATGTATACCGTTACGTGTGTGGCCGGCCTAACACAACAAACACACGTCTGTCTGTAAACGCCAACTCACGTACACTGCATATTCGCTTGCAGTGGAAGAGCCCTACGCTCGTTGCTGCTCAGCTTGTAGTTGCTCCTTGCCTCTCAAGTACGCGCGAGCGTGAAGACGCTTGAATACGCTTCTAGTGGACGACCTACCTAAACCTTCATCTGTATTATTATAAGAACAACTAGGTTGATTCATGTAACTGGAATTTATTGAAGAATAAAGAGCAGCTTGTGTAGGCCTATGGCTTTCACCATTCGGATCAGTAACTTGCAAATCCAGAGAAGGCGAAGGTGAAGGTGCAACTGGGACTGGTTTATCTGATATTGCCTGTGATGCCTGTGATGCCTGTGATGCCTATGCAACTGGGACTTGTGTCACTGGTATCGCCTGTGATGCCTATGCAACTGGGACTTGTGTCGCTGGTAGTTCCTTTGAAACAGTAGCTTCTCTCTCTGGTGTTAACTGTCTAACAGAGTCTTCTAAGGGATGTCGAATGTTTCTGCAGCTATGAAGTCTACTTCCTGAAAAACTGAGCGATCTAGTGGCCAAATTACAGTTTTCCTGAAAGAGTTGATAGCAGTGCTCATGGTTGCAGCTTTGACAAAGGCGGATCCAAATAGCGAAGCTATTTGAAATTGCGTAGTCACTCTTCGATCATGAATGTGTGTACGTTGCCACTTTCTGACTTCTccataatatgtatgtaatgGCTTGTTGAAACCGACATCCAATGGCTGTAGCCTATGCGTGCAGTGGGGAGGGAGACATAGCATGACAACACCATTGTCTTGTGCAATATCTATCAAATCTAAATTTTTGGTATGGCTAGCATGACCATCCAGCAAGAGCAAAACAGGCGACTTTTTAGATGCATGAGAATGTTCTATGAATTTCTTCATCCAGGTGACGAATAAATTGTATCCATCCAGTTGAGTGGCATTCAGCCCAAGAACCCGGAGGTGCTCCATCCAACAACTCTGGTTTCATTCTCTGGCGAGGAAAAATTAACATGGGTAGCATGTAAGAACCATTAGCAGCCATAGAAAGCACTGCTGTAACAGTCTGTCCTTTTTCTGCTGAAGTGATAGCTCCAACTTGTGATCTTCCCCTGGCTGCCAAAATTCTAGATTGTTGTTTTGGAACACATGTGATACCCATTTCGTCTACGTTGTAAGTGCGGTttgctgttattttattttcatcaatgATCTTTGTGAGCAaatcaaagtatttatttactGCAACTGCATTAAAACCCATTGCACGTGCTGCACAAATAGCTTCGGGTTTCTGAATCGATAAGTCCGGGTGTCGGGCAAGAAAGTTCTTCAACCAATCCTCTCCAGCTGACTCATTTTCTTCTGAAAATTGGTGTGTCAAACCATATCGGACAGCTAACTTGTATGCCAAGTGCCTAAGCTCTTTTGGTGTAAGACCAAAAAGcttcatttccatcgttttgatgtAACTTACCAATTCTTCTTCTTATTGGAGCGAAAAAACCATTCTGAAGTTTCCCATTCATGAAACACAATTTAATCGAAATATCTTTAGGTTggcaatatataatatatttagaaTAGCAATAATTAGGGGGTTGGTGTCCGATATGAAACTAGATGCAGCCTAAAGATAGCCGAGGATTCATTCGCAAGAAACCTGCTGAAGCTCAGAACTGAATTCTGAAAGCAGTCAatgaacacaatattttttcttaaatctaaaaaaatttgcATTCTATCTTGAAGCTGCTTGTACTTACAATTCTTTCAGTTATCATGTATACTTGTTAAAAGCATTTAACTAAATACaaacagaaaagaaaaataatataacatttaggTTAACGCAGTTGTTTATTCATTCataaaatatgcatttaaaaaaaattaatttagaggATCTAACCTTTCTTTGCAGCACAGTGAAAATATTGGGTTGCTTTGAAAGCAGCGAATCTTCTTTCAAGTGTTGTTTGTGGGCAAGTggacagttccccgacctcgtcataaccccgaccgtttcccctgcactgctttgacctccctccacgagacatcctgccagcccttAGTCTGCCCCGCAGATGGGGTAGAACCCCCCGCACGGCGGCATAGACTCGTAAAATGGCGGGCAACCAATTGTTTAAGCCAATAGGAAAACTTAAGGAATTTTTTATGTGGCCCTttttcttaactgtaaataatgGAAATAGTGCTCATTTTCTTAATGAAAGTATCTTGGGACCACAAGGCAGATGGAGGTAGCAGGAACGTTTGCTGATCGTTCCcgcaagaccttttttttttctccagcaaAGGAGCCGAACCAACAGAAGTATGCGGCGCTTAGAAACTGCTTGGATGTATACTGCTTGATCGTGCCTACGGGACTTCATTGGTGAAACAATTTacgtttgatatattttaaaattaaaatatcaatccACCACACTagcattttatatatatgtatatatgtgtgtgtgtgtgtgtgtgtgtgtgtgtgtgtgtgtgtatatatatatatatatatatatatatatataacggttGTGTAAGGCTAAGGGCCAATTGAACCACAGTCATTAAACTATGTTTTATTAACAACTGTTAAATGTTACCTCTCCGTTTTAAACAATGGTTAagctttttcatttcaccacactTTTCTTGTGTTTAACTTTCCTGAGGTAGATAAAATGGTTTATCGTTATTAAGGTTCGTTAGAAACTCAATTACAAGGCAGTGGccattcttttttgtttgtattgagttCAGAAAAAGCtttaatttgtgaataaaatgttatagttcagaacaaaactagattattttaatttgtaaatttacgttttattatttgcaattatttatgttcataataacttaagTTTGACAACATCATTGGAGCTGAAATTAGTGACGACTCAGCTGACTattgtttgttacaataatattCACTGGAAATGTTCGGCATGGACTGTAAATTTAAGCATCACTTATTTCGTCTAAAACTTACATGAACAAGAAttcaaaatgttataacaactggaagtaaataaatttgtaacattcaAGGTGTCAAGCGTGACCAAATTTTCCTtacaatatctggatgaccaagcTTCGCTCAGAAGAATCTTATTAAATGAATAGCTAATAACTCGCTTCTTTGCTCATGCAATTTTAAGAGTGttgctaaaatcttacaatttaaaaaactgtatatatgattaattcccaatatttggactaaataaacagacacaataaatcgtcaggtgcataaaaattaattttgtaaaataaccgtTTTCGAAATAGTTATgggtatgctatttttaatttttagtaaagattaggtatcggattttaaaacttattttttagactgATCCAGGATATAGTTTACCTTGATAAAATTACACTTCCTGTCATTTCATGAGGTagtgaattaaaaattatatatattaaacttaCATCTATACTATTTCAATTAAGTTTATGAATCTTTTACAATGTCACATTCATTTTCTATGGTTGGACCTAAGCTTAGAATAATCAAGGGATCTTACATTTAGACAAATACATcccgtttttaagaatatttgatgcaatcgcatctttattttaaatgtagagtacatgtataaagtttattatcgaacttattagttgaatcttaagtttttttgttattaactaagcagtttatccaaatttttaccaatctcttcttttcccactaggatactgatgtaaatattaagaattaagtaaatgtagcaatattggttaatcagaaaaaaaaccaaacccagcttatttattagattaaataaatttattactttttaaaataattttaatctctGTTAAGACTGACAAGTGATAATTCGGAGA from Bacillus rossius redtenbacheri isolate Brsri chromosome 1, Brsri_v3, whole genome shotgun sequence includes these protein-coding regions:
- the LOC134527565 gene encoding uncharacterized protein LOC134527565; protein product: MSMKSGASADNVYVSKLWYLNLFDFLGDQDIPSASMSNLEEGDGSEIEEEDVDEPATTPSRETSINSEVPSPVVPRPNSDTRAVSLPPYSRPNLAKKKKIEDLTTGVLVSVRDHFQKPSCQDDRYDIMGKSIAMRIRALEKRQGLIVEKRINDLLFEAEMSMFDVPNTGSYNYESLTNTPGSSRSTTSPLAAVSYGQYPQQTSPAEFVSNDVIPPHQSMADYLSNYDKNQ